A window of the Budorcas taxicolor isolate Tak-1 chromosome 10, Takin1.1, whole genome shotgun sequence genome harbors these coding sequences:
- the TM9SF1 gene encoding transmembrane 9 superfamily member 1, whose protein sequence is MTVLGHPRSWSCRWWPLLLLLLLTGCEPGVEAVTHYKAGDPVILYVNKVGPYHNPQETYHYYQLPVCCPEKIRHKSLSLGEVLDGDRMAESLYEIRFRENVEKRVLCHMQLSSAQVEQLRQAIEELYYFEFVVDDLPIRGFVGYMEESGFLPHSHKIGLWTHLDFHLEFHGDRIIFANVSVRDVKPHSLDGLRPDEFLGLTHTYSVRWSETSVERRSDRRRGDDGFFPRTLEIHWLSIINSMVLVFLLVGFVAVILMRVLRNDLARYNLDEETTSAGSGDDFDQSDNGWKIIHTDVFRFPPYRGLLCAVLGVGAQFLALGTGIIVMALLGMFNVHRHGAINSAAILLYALTCCISGYVSSHFYRQIGGERWVWNIILTTSLFSVPFFLTWSVVNSVHWANGSTQALPATTILLLLTVWLLVGFPLTVIGGIFGKNNASPFDAPCRTKNIAREIPPQPWYKSTLVHMTVGGFLPFSAISVELYYIFATVWGREQYTLYGILFFVFAILLSVGACISIALTYFQLSGEDHRWWWRSVLSVGSTGLFIFLYSVFYYARRSNMSGTVQTVEFFGYSLLTGYVFFLMLGTISFFSSLKFIRYIYVNLKMD, encoded by the exons ATGACAGTCCTAGGGCACCCTCGAAGTTGGAGCTGCCGGTGGTGgccgctcctgctgctgctgctgctcacagGCTGTGAGCCGGGGGTGGAAGCTGTGACACACTACAAGGCCGGCGACCCCGTCATTCTGTATGTCAACAAAGTGGGACCTTACCATAATCCTCAGGAGACTTACCACTACTATCAGCTTCCAGTCTGCTGCCCTGAGAAGATACGCCACAAAAGCCTCAGCCTGGGCGAAGTGCTGGATGGGGACCGAATGGCAGAGTCTCTGTACGAGATCCGCTTTCGGGAGAATGTGGAGAAGAGAGTTCTGTGCCACATGCAGCTCAGTTCCGCACAG GTGGAACAGCTACGCCAGGCCATTGAGGAACTATATTACTTTGAATTTGTGGTGGACGACTTGCCAATCCGTGGCTTTGTGGGCTACATGGAGGAGAGTGGCTTCCTGCCTCACAGCCACAAGATAGGACTCTGGACCCATTTGGACTTCCACCTAGAATTCCATGGAGATCGAATTATATTTGCCAATGTCTCAGTGCGGGACGTCAAGCCCCACAGTTTAGATGGGCTACGACCTGATGAGTTCCTAGGCCTTACCCACACCTACAGCGTGCGCTGGTCTGAGACGTCAGTTGAGCGTCGGAGTGACAGGCGCCGTGGTGATGATGGTTTCTTTCCCCGAACACTGGAAATCCATTGgttgtccatcatcaattccatGGTGCTTGTGTTTTTACTGGTGGGTTTTGTGGCTGTTATTCTCATGCGTGTGCTTCGAAATGACCTGGCTCGGTACAACTTAGATGAAGAGACAACCTCTGCAGGTTCTGGTGATGACTTTGACCAAAGTGACAATGGCTGGAAAATTATCCATACAGATGTCTTCCGCTTCCCTCCATACCGTGGtctgctctgtgctgtgcttggtgtGGGTGCCCAGTTCCTGGCCCTTGGCACTG GGATTATTGTCATGGCGCTGTTGGGCATGTTCAACGTGCACCGTCACGGGGCTATTAATTCAGCAGCCATCTTGTTGTATGCCCTGACTTGCTGCATCTCTGGCTACGTGTCCAGCCACTTCTACCGGCAGATTGGAGGCGAGCGCTGGGTGTGGAACATCATTCTCACCACCAGTCTCTTCTCTG TGCCTTTCTTCCTGACGTGGAGTGTGGTGAACTCCGTGCACTGGGCCAATGGCTCAACACAGGCTCTGCCAGCCACTACCATCCTTCTGCTTCTAACGGTTTGGCTGCTGGTGGGCTTTCCCCTCACTGTCATTGGAGGCATCTTCGGGAAGAACAACGCTAGCCCCTTTGATGCACCTTGTCGCACCAAGAACATCGCCCGGGAAATCCCGCCCCAGCCCTGGTACAAGTCTACGCTCGTCCACATGACTGTTGGTGGCTTCCTACCTTTCAG TGCCATCTCTGTGGAGCTGTACTACATCTTTGCCACGGTATGGGGTCGGGAGCAGTACACTTTGTACGGCATCCTCTTCTTCGTCTTCGCCATCCTGTTGAGTGTGGGGGCTTGCATCTCCATCGCACTCACCTACTTCCAGCTGTCTGGAGAGGATCACCGCTGGTGGTGGCGCTCTGTGCTGAGTGTTGGCTCCACTGGGCTCTTCATCTTCCTCTACTCCGTTTTCTACTATGCCCGTCGCTCCAACATGTCAGGGACGGTACAGACAGTAGAGTTCTTTGGCTACTCCTTACTCACTGGATACGTCTTCTTCCTCATGCTGGGCACcatctcctttttttcttccctaaagTTCATCCGCTACATCTATGTTAACCTCAAGATGGACTGA
- the IPO4 gene encoding importin-4, which translates to MEPAGLELILRELLLPDTERIRRATEQLQIALRDPASLSALCDLLASAGDPQIRQFAAVLTRRRLSTRWRRLAAEQRESIKSLVLTVLQRETEHSVSLSLAQLSAAIFRKEGLEAWPQLLQLLQHSTHSPHIPEREMGLLLLSVVVTSRPEAFRPHHRELLRLLNETLGEVGSPGLLFYSLRTLTTMTPYLGIDDVPLARMLVPKLIVAVQTLIPIDEAKACEAMEALDELLESEVPIITSHLSEVLTFCLEVARNVALGDAIRVRILCCLTFLVKVKSKALLKNRFLPPLLHTLFPIMAAEPPLGQLDPEDQDVEEEELDPGLAGETPKHFAVQVVDMLALHLPPEKLCPLLMPMLEEALRSQSPYQRKAGLLVLAVLSDGAGDHIRQRLLPPLLQIVCKSLEDPSQVVRNAALFALGQFSENLQPHISSYSGEVMPLLLAYLKSVPPGHTHHLAKACYALENFVENLGPKVQPYLPELMECMLQPLRTPSSSRSKELAVSALGAIATAAQASMLPYFPTIMAHLREFLLTSHEDLQPVRIQSLETLGVLVRAVGEPMRPLAEECCQLGLGLCDQVDDPDLRRCTYSLFAALSGLMGESLAPHLPQITTLMLLSLRSTEGIVPQYDGSHTFLLFDDESSGEEEEELMEEDDEEEDDSEISGYSVGNAFFDEKEDTCAALGEISVNTSVAFLPYMETVFEEVFKLLECPHLNVRKAAHEALGQFCCALHKACQSCPSESNTAALQAALARVVPSYVQAVHGDRERQVVMAVLEALVAVLRSCGGLALQSPGRLAELCQALKAVLQRKTACQDSEEEEEEEEDDQAEYDAMLLEHAGEAIPALAAAAGGDAFAPFFAGFLPLLLCKTKQGCTVAEKSFAVGTLAESIQGLGAASAQFVSRLFPVLLSASREADPEVRSNAIFGLGVLAEHGGRPAQEHFPKLLGLLLPLLARERHDRVHDNICGALARLLIASPTRKPEPQVLAPLLHALPLKEDLEEWVTMGHLFSFLYESSPDQVVDVAPELLRIYSLIQAENKIPSDTKAALLLLLTFLAKQHTDSFHSALGSLPGDKAQELQAVLGLT; encoded by the exons ATGGAGCCCGCCGGCCTGGAACTGATCCTGCGGGAGCTGCTGCTGCCGGACACCGAGCGCATCCGTCGG GCCACCGAGCAGCTCCAGATCGCTCTTCGGGACCCCGCCTCCCTGTCCGCTCTCTGCGACCTGCTGGCCTCAGCGGGCGACCCTCAG ATCCGCCAGTTCGCGGCCGTGCTCACCCGCAGACGACTGAGCACCCGCTGGCGTCGGCTGGCGGCAGAGCAACGGGAGAG CATCAAGTCCTTGGTCCTGACGGTCctccagagagagacaga GCATTCTGTGAGTCTTAGCCTGGCCCAGCTCTCAGCTGCCATTTTTCGGAAAGAAGGCCTGGaggcctggcctcagctcctgcagcttcttcagcacAGTACACACAGCCCCCACATCCCGGAGAGAGAG ATGGGGCTTTTGCTTCTAAGTGTGGTGGTGACCTCCCGCCCCGAGGCCTTCCGACCCCACCACCGGGAGCTTCTTCGACTTCTGAATGAGACTCTTGGTGAGGTGGGCTCTCCTGGGCTCCTCTTCTATTCCCTGCGCACTCTGACCACCATGACCCCTTACCTCGGCATTGATGATGTG CCTCTTGCGCGGATGTTGGTGCCCAAGCTGATCGTGGCCGTGCAAACTCTGATCCCCATAGATGAA GCAAAAGCCTGTGAGGCCATGGAGGCCCTGGATGAACTGCTGGAGTCAGAGGTGCCCATCATCACCTCACACCTCTCAGAGGTCCTCACATTCTGCCTGGAG GTGGCTAGAAATGTGGCCCTGGGCGATGCAATACGTGTGCGGATTCTTTGCTGCCTCACTTTCTTGGTCAAAGTCAAGAGCAAG GCCTTGCTGAAGAACCGTTTCTTGCCACCTTTGCTGCACACCCTTTTTCCCATCATGGCTGCCGAGCCCCCCCTGGGCCAGCTGGATCCTGAGGACCAGGATGTGGAGGAGGAAGAGCTGGATCCTGGGCTGGCTGGGGAGACCCCCAAGCACTTTGCTGTTCAG GTCGTGGACATGCTGGCACTCcatttgcctcctgagaagctCTGTCCCCTGTTG ATGCCCATGCTGGAAGAGGCCTTGCGGAGCCAGAGCCCATACCAGCGCAAGGCTGGGCTTCTGGTATTGGCAGTACTCTCCGATGGAGCCGGCGACCACATCAGGCAGAG ACTGCTGCCCCCGCTGCTGCAGATCGTGTGCAAGAGCCTGGAGGACCCGTCGCAGGTTGTGCGCAATGCCGCGCTCTTTGCCCTGGGCCAGTTCTCAGAGAACCTACAG ccccacatCAGCAGCTATTCCGGGGAGGTGATGCCACTGCTCCTCGCCTATCTCAAGTCAGTGCCTCCTGGGCACACACATCACCTGGCCAAGGCCTGCTATGCCCTGGAGAACTTTGTGGAGAACCTAG ggcctaaAGTGCAGCCCTACCTTCCGGAGCTTATGGAGTGTATGTTGCAGCCTTTGAGGACCCCCAGCAGCTCCCGGTCCAAGGAGCTGGCTGTGAGTGCCCTGGGAGCCATTG CCACGGCTGCCCAGGCCTCCATGCTTCCCTACTTCCCTACCATCATGGCGCACCTGCGGGAGTTCCTGTTGACGAGCCATGAGGACCTGCAGCCTGTTCGGATCCAGAGCCTGG AGACGCTTGGGGTGCTGGTGCGAGCAGTAGGAGAGCCCATGAGGCCCCTGGCTGAGGAATGCTGCCAGCTGGGGCTGGGCCTGTGCGACCAGGTAGACGACCCTGACTTGCGGCGCTGCAC GTACAGCCTGTTTGCAGCCTTATCAGGGCTAATGGGTGAGAGCCTGGCTCCCCACCTGCCACAGATCACCACACTCATGCTGCTGTCTCTGCGTTCCACTGAGGGCATTGTG CCTCAGTACGACGGAAGCCACACATTCCTTCTTTTTGATGATGAGAGCAGtggtgaggaagaggaggagctcATGGAGGAGGATGACGAAGAAGAGGATGACTCAGAGATCTCAGG ATACAGTGTGGGAAATGCCTTCTTCGATGAGAAGGAAGACACCTGTGCTGCCCTGGGGGAGATCTCTGTGAATACCAG CGTTGCTTTCCTTCCCTACATGGAGACTGTCTTTGAAGAAGTGTTCAAACTGCTGGAG TGCCCTCACCTGAACGTGCGGAAGGCAGCCCACGAGGCCCTGGGTCAGTTCTGCTGTGCACTGCACAAAGCCTGTCAAAGCTGCCCCTCGGAATCCAACACTGCTG CTCTGCAGGCCGCCCTGGCCCGGGTGGTGCCATCCTACGTGCAGGCCGTGCACGGGGACCGAGAGCGCCAGGTGGTGATGGCCGTGCTGGAGGCCCTGGTGGCGGTGTTGCGCAGCTGTGGGGGTCTGGCTCTGCAATCCCCTGGGCGGCTTGCTGAGCTCTGCCAGGCACTCAAAGCTGTGCTGCAAAGGAAG ACAGCCTGTCAGGactctgaggaggaggaggaggaggaggaggatgaccAG GCTGAATACGATGCCATGTTGCTGGAGCATGCTGGCGAGGCCATCCCTGCCCTGGCAGCTGCGGCTGGGGGAGATGCCTTTGCCCCCTTCTTTGCTGGCTTCCTGCCATTACTGCTCTGCAAGACG AAGCAGGGCTGCACAGTGGCAGAGAAGTCTTTTGCAGTGGGAACACTGGCAGAGTCCATTCAAGGCCTGGGTGCCGCGTCAGCCCAGTTTGTGTCCCGGCTGTTCCCCGTGCTGTTGAGTGCCTCCCGGGAGGCAGACCCCGAGGTACGAAGTAATGCCATCTTTGGACTGGGCGTGCTGGCAGAGCACGGGGGTCGCCCTGCCCAGGA ACACTTCCCTAAACTTCTGGGGCTCCTGCTGCCCCTCCTGGCGCGAGAACGCCATGATCGTGTCCATGACAACATCTGTGGGGCGCTTGCCCGCCTGCTGATAGCCAGTCCCACGAGGAAACCGGAGCCCCAG GTGCTGGCCCCACTGCTGCATGCCCTGCCACTGAAGGAAGACCTGGAGGAGTGGGTCACCATGGGGCACCTCTTCAGCTTCCTGTACGAGAGCAGCCCTGACCAG